Part of the Cydia fagiglandana chromosome 2, ilCydFagi1.1, whole genome shotgun sequence genome, ACAGTAAGCCCGTCATATCACTAAGCTATATCCGCCCCAGCAAGTTTTCTCGGGAAATTTTCTGTAGCAATGATCAAAATAAAGAAGAGTATACTATATAATACCTCGTACATCAGTTTCTTGAAAGTTATTGGTACAAGAAGGGTTTCGAAATAACTTTCAATTTGGAAGCCTATTCCAATTATTCCCACTGAGTGTGTTCAGGTGAAAAGTAATAATTAATGATCGTGCTTAAGATCCGTAAGTATAAATTATGATGTCAGTGGAATGGTCTCATTTTGTtaaggttgacgaaatataaagtgagccgatctcttgaacaagtttgaacaagatcggcttactttatatttcgtcaactttaccaaTGTGTAATTGGATAGgtcatctatctatctatatatataaatgcaagtgtcctgactgactgactgactgactgattcatcaacgcagagccgaaactacaaaagccagaaagttgaaatttgcacaccagattgcatttataaagtgtacaagagataagaagcgattttgagaaattcaacccctaagggggttaaaaaggggatgaaagtttgtatggggttaaagttttcttttaagctaggaatttgaaacttcgttaaaagatatattattaaaatacaagaaaagtaatttcagcgtttttgaaaattcaacccctaaggtggtgaaaaaggggttgaaaatttgtatggatatcaaacattttttcgagtggtggacttgaatctttgtatttagggatattattagaagacagaaaaagtaatttcagcgttttgtaaaattcatcccctaacagggtttaaaaggggttgaaagtttgaatccattacaaatggttttgaaacttcttagaaaggcataatagccgaacacaaaaaaaagtgattgcaacatttttggaatttcaacccttaagggggttaaaaaggggatggaagttcgtctgcgggtgcaaattttattttaagctaggaacttgaaactttgtaaaaacgttttaaattaaaatacaagaaaactcgtttcagcgtttttgaaaactcatcccctaaggtggtgaaaaaggggttgaaagtttgtatggatatcaaacattttttcgagcgcgggatttgaatctttgtatttggggatacaattagaagacaataaaagtaatttcagcgttttgtaaaattcatcccctaacagggttaaattgggtttcaaaatttaaatccattacaaatgctttgaaaattcttagaaaggcataatagccgattacagaaaaaaagtgattgcaacgttcttggaaattcaacccctaagggggttaaaaaggggatgaaagttcgtcttcacgtgcaaattttatttgaagctaggaacttgaaactttgtaaaaaggtattatattaaaatataagaaaactaatttcagcgtttttgaaaattcatccctatggtggtgaaaacggggttgaaagtttgtatggatatcatgcattttttcgagcgcgggatttgaatctttgtattttgggatattattagaagacaataaaagtgatttcagtgatttgtaaaattcatccccaaaaagggttaaaatggggttcaaagtttgaatccattacaaatgctttgaaacttcttagaaagacataatagctgattacaaaaaaagtaattgcaacgtttttggaaatgcaatccctaagggggctaaaaaggggatgaaaattcgtcttggggtgtaaatttaattttaagctaggaactttaactttttggaaaaaaaggtaataaattaaaaaacatgaaaactaatttaattcaagcatttttgaaaatcatcccccaaggtggtgagaaaggggttgaaagtttgtatggagatcagatattttgtgagtgcggaatgcggaacttgaatctttgtataagggcataggtacctattatgagaatacaagaaaagtaatttcagcaaccaacatcaaaatccacttgacttaaaacttcatacaacttgctaaaaaagaaaagtacttaatttcaacattgcttggatatgaaaattataggtactaaagatgtaaaatgttgaagataagattccacgcggacgaagtcgcgggcaacagctagtataataatataataatataacattTGCTCACTTAAACATCTCACCCCGATTTCGGATCTTGTATAAGCACAAGTAAAATACCAAACAATGCCTTCTTGAAAGTCATTGGGAGTTTTATTTTACAGTGCGTTGCGTACTTACCATCTTCCTTGTCTTCGTACGCTGAGCTGGCTGTGGGCACGGCGCGCGGCGACGTCGTGCGCGTGCGACTTCGACACGCACTGCCCGCCGCTGACGCCGTCACCATCTACTTTTGGAGGGTACACATGACTAACACATCTGAAGACCAGTTCTATCAAATGTTAAAGATGCCCACGTTTGGTTTGTTGACAAAAATCCTAGAATTTTCCCTAGCTTCACATACTACTAACGGGAACCGAAtatttttgtcattttaaaaacttacATTGGTTGGTCAGACtaaattattcaaattatttctCAGGAGCTGTCATCCCCACCTCACACCAGCTACATCAGCATTACAACATGGCGACGGGTCCACTCACGCGCTGTGCGACGTCTCGGTTATTCTGGGAACGTCATGTGGTCCTGCTCACACGACAGTGATGTGAGCGTGAGGGCACGCCATATGCCAGGGAAACTTGACGACTATGTGTTTAAAGTGCAGAGGGTGAATATCTACTTTTAATAGACCTAGGCATAGTCAATCATCCATTGAAGGTGCTTGAATGTCTCGTTTCAATCCATTCGTTGGAATTTGCTACAATTACTCTACCCAAGAggtgtttttgtttgtttggtAGTTAGGTATGTATTTTTGCGCTTGTTTCTGAAGGGCTTTTTATGTCTGAAAGTAAATGTTCCATCATTTGCGGACAGGGCGTGAGCTGCTTCCACGTGGTGCCCGCCTTGCACATGCTGGCAACAGGCAGCGCTGACGGGACAGTCCGTCTCTGGGATATCACGCAGGTACCATCAGTAAAAGTGCATGGCAACCTTATCAATGAATTAATTCACAGTTTTCCCATGTATTTCTTATTACACAGAACACTCACTACTCTCATTCTCAATTCGCAACACTCATGCAGTTTTTATTGTGTTGTGTTTGCAGTCCAGCCCTTTCGCGAAgctggcggcgccggcgcgggcggCCGTGCTCGACGTCAAAGTCATCGCAGACATGGAGGTGGTCATCGCATTCTGTAGCAACTGCGTAAGTTACATTCTAATTTGTTTGTGTTCAATTATGTTATATGTTCCTATTTGGTGACCAAGTCCTACCGGAGATTTCCGATGTTGACACTGAGATACATATTATGCCTTTATCGTTTATATTATCACAATACAATATTTTTGCAATTCATCGCATCCGCCATATTATTGTACGTTTTTAATCCTTAACCATCTTTTGAGTAATTTATAACTAACTGCATTAAGGCCTATCCCAAAATCGGTAAGGAAAATTTTCTGTTACATACtcgacgcttatcattaacagtggcacaactcaaaatgaaatgttattgcatttaatattctatcttttactggtacgatttaaaatcgaacggcatttcattttgttttgtgtcactattcatgataagcaacgatgtATGAAAATGTTGGGAAATTCCAGGGTTCCATTTTTCGAGGTGCCAACCTCATAGTTTAGTATTACTTTCAATTCCATGCAGATTAAGGTTAAAGGGACTCTCTTTAATAACTATCTGAACGACAGTGCCTTCTTCTTGCCATTGCTGtcgaataaaactttttcaatAAACTGTTCCAGTGGCTGCACATCTGGGACCTGAACGAAGAGAGCCTTCTGCAGACAATAAAGATCAAGTTCCCATTCCTCGGGGTCCTGGGGAAGAAGGTCGAGTTCGGAGCCTACTGCATCCACCCTGGTAACTAAtatcatttgttttatttatttacaatatattTATACGGCATTACAGACAAGCCAATTATAAACATTACAAAATACAAGTATACAAACATGAAATATATTACGAGATAATAAAATGTAGGTGACATGTGGTTATTATAGTTAGTGACAGTGATATAATATATCTCCGGTTTTCAGAAGTTTAACATATCAGAAACCGCTATCTTCAGTAAAGTTCGAGAACTCTTGATTGACGGTCACTATATCGAGGATGAAAGCTAATTCTCATTAAATCTGCTTTAAAGGTCCCGCACTCAAGAAGACGGTGGTAGCGGAGTCTCCAAGCACCTCAAGAGGGTCTAGCGTGGCGCGCGGGAGCTCCGGAGGCCTGCAGCTGTTAGAGGAAGAGCACGAAGAAATCGAGGATAAGAGAGACGGGTAAGATAAGGATAGCAAGAGAACGACTTCGTTTGATTGCTGAGATAATGATTTTTATTGAAGAAAATTCAAATATGGTTCTTTCGGAGGTTTTGTATAATTAAATAGAAATGTTTTGTGCTGTACCGTCCGACACCAAGTTTGTTTAGATTGATTGTACGAGTAGATAGTGGGATTATTACAAGCAAAGTGGACCACTTTGTACTGTGGTCGTGTACCGTACAAATCAGGTGCAAGACAGGACAAATCAGGCCTGGTAATTGGTAAAATTAGGTGCACTAATACATTGAAATTCATGTTTATCTCTCAACCTCAACCCCGAAAGTTACTACTTGACAACAAAGATTTCCGATTTAAGATCTACTTACTTATATTCCAGAGAGTACTCCCTGTCCCACCGCGCCGCCATACTAGTGACGTGCTGTGACTGCGTCTGCACTGTTCCCCTCGCAGAACCCGAAGAGCCCCGCCCTCCTCCGGGGGACACTTTGCAAGCCCGCCGTCCGCACGCGTGGGATATTCCCTTGTCATCCACAGGTAATTGCTACTCCAGGAGATATTCTGCGCGATCTTTGGATGACTCTTCGTCCTTAGATTATCACCTGAAAAAAGGTACAGCGTGGTGcaaaattactttgacataTTATAAATGGAAACGCTTTCATGCATTTTTGCAGCTGggtatatatgtattgggaaggtTAATTATATATAGAGGACGAGATGATAGTAGTAAGAAGTATTTAGTCTGATAAGATCCGCTGTACAATGGACAGCAAACTTTGGCCGCCAAGAACTCATTacttcatattattattatattcaaGCCGGTACGGGGATGTCGTTCTCCCACCTAAATATGTTGAACGAGGATTTTTAGATTGTCTCACTCTTTTAGCATAAAGTCTTCACGTATCTTAATCcatatttttgtcttttttatCATTCAGATAAAATATAATCGTTCATTTCCAGCCACTTCTACACCTCGGCGCCACTCTCTGCGTCCTGCACAATCTCTTCAGCCTTCACACACACCACGATCACGGATCCCTGGGCCCCTAGGGGCCCACGCGTCGCAACCGCAGACGCCATTTGACAAACTCCCTGAATTGCCTGCGAAGTTACCAATCGAAGATCTTGATCTAGAAACATTGTTGGAAAATGCGGGTGTGTTAACTTTTACTTTATTATTTGGAAAGTGCCAAAAACTTTTAACTCAGCAAACTGCTAGTTTTGTTACAATTGTGTAAGCTGAAGCTTTGTTGTAATAAAAACCCTTATAAAATCACTTTAAAGTGtcgtttaaaaatataaatagttatttttgtttaattaacaCTAATGAACTGCATCCCAGTTGCAACTAAAAGTTGGCGTCGCCATATAAATTCTAGCTGAGATGCAAATGACACAATCCGTGTCGACCAAAGAGTAGAATGATCGGCGCTTCATAATTTCAGGCTTACAGGGTATCCTCGAGAAAGATTTCGTGCTGATGAAGGGACTAAAGCACGACTTGAACATGAAACTAGCTGAAATGGAAGCTAACAGGGAAGcagtaagtaaaaaaaaatcgatagaAATATTGGCCGCTATTTTGATAGTGCCTGCCTAGTCTTAATTATATCAGTGACTTGCACAGAGCACAATACGTTTGAATCCGAAGATCAATTGAATGCTTTTATCACCGACAGATGGCGTCCGCCGTGGCCGCCGGTGCGCCTTACCTCGCACTTCGCACCTACGAGATGGAGCCATTAGCACCTGTCGATGAAATGACAGACGCGTATGCACGTGTGATGAGGTATTATGTTCAAATTACATCgaaataatactataaaaatacCTTAATAAGTCATAGTCACTTTACATTTTGCTTGTGTGTCCATTCATTAGTTTTAATTATACCTAACTCCAACgttcctattttttttaaactactgGAGTctgaattatatttatatgtaactcCATTGTCAAAAATTTGTGTatctaaaaatatttagtttgaCAGGTTGTTTCCACCGCCGAGCACGGTGGGCACGCCAACGGGCAGCACAGGTTCGACTCCCCGTCGGGGCCGCAGCCGGACCAGCACCAATGTCTGAAGAACTTTTCCACTTTGgctgtcaaaagttgacgtttgactaCAAAGCATACAATGTGGTAGCCATCTGTTTCGATTTTGGCTAATATTATTTGCGATTTGGataattgtaggtacttactcgaATAATCAATAAAAtcgaattaattaattaatatgtgTTAATCAATACATTAAGTTGCAGTGAGTTCAGATCCTTCTTAAgagacccactgattaacagtccgccgcatggtatcggcctgtcagttagaacaaaattttgacagttccgaacaactgacaggccgataccgtcccgcggactgttaatcagtgagcCCCTTTAGACACGCAGCTCGACACTGAGCAACACTGAGCACTGAGTGGACGGACGTGCGTGCCCGAGGTTGGGGAATTTTTGTTGTGCACaaatagttataaaattttaatggtGCGTTtcagacctatgttcgtgatttttttACTGTCAAGCGAAAGTTGTTAAATCAGGTTTCGAATTTTACTGGAGAAGGGCCTCAAGATTGTTATTCATATTTTGGGCCACCGGATTAATGCTAAAAACACGCTACGAGTTATCAAAAAGTCTGATGGCAAAACGCACTACACCGTAATTCATCTAATTAGTAGGTATCATATCAACATATATTAATTGCACTAATCGCGATACGTCATTCGATTCATTGAACTTGTGACATATACGATAAAACCGATAAGATCCTACGGTGGGATagcaaatatatacataaatattatcattttaaaaCGGCGCAGTTTTAAATCAACCGCGGTCATAATTTATGGAAAAAACaagaattaatatttttttttattttagttaatcGTGTTTAATGTATTTGTCAATGTTGTCATaaaaaacctacaaatgatAACGCCACCTAATTTAAAAAGTacattgagggcgccacttcctacgtaactgtaaCATTTGTGACGTAAAATGCTTTAACATGGCAacattttagtatggaaatattttagtactattttatttaatttttactattttatgtaGCACTATAAATCGAAAATTGAAGAATATCTAAAATGTAGCCTTCTTAATTATACCTCGTACCTACATATACTTATCTATAACGTACACAatcttttaataaataaactatttttctaagtagatttttttatttacttaacaaaatattgaatcaaaataaaatgtgGTGTCTGGTATCTAAAAATCTTGACAATCTATAGGTAACGTTATTAAACAATTATTACATGatctttaggtacctaagtatgttTTTGTACATACAAAATGTTTTCCTAAATGATGACTTGCAAAATGCGAACCACGCGAGAGGTCAAAGATATCAATTAGAGATCCGTATTCAGTCTATCTCAAGTAAGTAAAGTAGTTATGTTCCTCCTTATCACTCAAATATACAAGACAGATATAGAGGTAAAtgacgaaatttcgattttccaTGTTCGAGGTGGGCCTAGTGCTAAACCAATAAATCTTTTGCTAAACTTAAACTAAAGTATCTAAGTAAGTGTATGAGTACCTTTACGTATAGGTACCTCGTATTTTAATTAATCTGAATGTTATAGCTATATAATCGTTTATAATTAAAACCTGTGTAAATAACTTGACctacaatatttaaaatacataattatgtatcttctatacatataataaagctgtagacggtcgaaagtctgtacatggaagatatttgaaaaaaagttggctgagGATACTTataatcgataacagaacacgttccaacagtttttaggatttttgtctgtttatctgtttgtctgtttatttgaacgcgcatcacgtgaaaacggctgaacggattttgatgaaaactttactaatctgtcgagaaaatctccggccaggttataggctataaaaattcaaccccatATAAGGGGGGGGTTAGCCACaatactcgcttgatttaagtttgcccctgaatcttatggcgctacttaggaaggaggggcaaactttttcgcgcctggttggaactaaaagtaaaaaaaccgggcaaatgcgagtcggactcgcgcacgaagggttccgtaccataatgcaaaaacaggcaaaaataaaacggtcccccatccaagtacttgaccccgcccgacgttgcttaactacggtctaaaatcacgtttgttgtatggaagccccacttaaatctttattttattaagtttttagtatttgttgttatagcggcaacagacatacatcatctgtgaaaatttctactgtctagctatcacggttcgtgagatacagcctggtgacagacggacggacggacagcgaagtattagtaatagggtcccgttttaccttttgggtacggaaaacCCTAAAagtgtacaactgtctatcaaatggcgttttttatatcgaaaaattttcgcgctcgcttcgctcgcgttttcaccattctatgatatgataaaggtgatattcggttggcaactgcagcagcattactctgttgcaacgttactgtcaactttcgtcataaaatgatgtgactgatttccatactaaaagtaagagagtgagggtacgtatgAAAATTTCCAACGTAAGCATTCGATTTGACCCTACGCGGACgcccttaaagtcatggaaagaaTCTTGCTTgcgggcttgcggccagccgattttttcgacataggttaccgattttatagcgaattttgctctcttgcacggcagatttgtcggccaaggcgagttgctacttagccgcgatcctgTCAAAGTGATAACACTttggcagttaggtctcaggggCCCCGcgaaagccgaaaactaaaagcatcctatcaagcgctttcgagtgaagccaaagagcgagcagtagaagagtcgtgattacatgcatagattcgatttcaagccactcttttgcagttcggcgtcAGGTCTTATGCAAGGCATTctcccttacggcaaagttgatcttctgccttaattacacttgggcgtggatccaaatccaagctttcctctttcgcagatgggccttctgccttgctcacttTTCGCCAatacaattcacttggtcaattccaggctctgctttcttgcatcttttctgtatgaaaacaacgtcgctgagacccttaaatatcgagccctatgccaagctaggctgatagaaaactgtcacatcaattctctgtatgaaatcctggattcgcgcctggttgggactaaaagtaaaaatgtgcaactgtctatcaaattgcgttttttacatcgaaaatagtactctgttgcaacgttactgctgcagtactgtaaattttcgtgataaaatgatgtgtctgatttctatactaaaagtaaaaacgtacaactgtctatcaaattgcgtttttatatcgaaaaattttcgcgctcgcttcgctcgcgttttcaatcatattcttaaatatgtattcgggtggcaactgcagcagcattactgtgttgcaacgttactgttgcAGCACTGTTaatttttgtgcaaaaatgatgtgactgatttccatactaaaagtaaaaattaccaactgtctattaaattgcgtatttatatcgaaaaaaattagatatgataaaggtgatattcaggtggcgactgcagcagcattactctgttgcaacgttattgctgcaggactgtcaattttcgtgataaaatgatgtgactgatttccatatccAGTTCTAATGCagcaatgaacgtcactcaattgaccaaaaaaaaattcaatataatctTGACGACCCTAGGGAGGGgagcaccatggtctagaaatgcttagggcatcaaaatacatatcttaatccggcattGGTCGTTTGCGAagtcaaacgatttgggactcgaattttatacgcattaccatgccttcccCAAAAAAATCGAACGATTcgcgaaagtctcgcaacgcattgaggttacaaagGGCACGTGGTtttcctcaggagtctgaagaagaccacggtgagtggcgctttagccaggcaagccgcttcgcttttgctcgcgcgcgtatactttactgtatcgtccgatatacacctactactctgtcgtttaaatcacgtgtaaaatttgtataaggGCGCAAAAagctattgattttggagtgtagttttatttagtggtacctaattgttaaatattttatctggactacagtcctctagcatatccatctgtcaactttacttcaagttccgcctccaggggagagggagagaaatagaacagaccgaattccacgcgggcggagccgcgggcacagctagtatataaataaatgcctTTGACTGTCCATAGAATGTGTTTGGTAGGTACTTGTTACTTATTCCACTCTATGACTCTATCCTATTCTAACTTTCAACAGTTTCAACCTGCTCAGAGAACCCTCCAACCTACATAACTTGCTCTTagctttttaataataagtatgtaTCATGCAAGAAAaaggtaaacatttttttatcagAGCTACGTCAATAATTATCAACGAGCCACATTTAAAGGATGAGCGTCGTCGCGAAAACTGCTTCTCCACtgtaattaataattgattATACACGATTATATTCACATAATATAAACCAAGTATTATTAACAGAGATCTGGAATTGAAGTTCATTAACGCAAGCTTTACTTATCTTATGATAGATTCTAAAACTTTTCTATAATTCGATTACTAATAAGACGAGTGTGTGGATAATAGCAACAATTCTAAAATCTTAAAACTATTTTCAAAGTTCATGTAACTATACTGAACACAATTGACTTTGCCGGTCCTGTTATTTTGCGGGTTGTCAGAGCTTGACTTTTGCAAAATGTTTGTGCCGTCGAAACTATTCCGAGGCCACAAGATGGCGCGGAGGCTCCTGGGGCCTGCGAGGGCCTGCTCGCAGGAGACCGACGACTTCTTCAAGTTCTACAGTGACGAAGGGCCGAATACCGAGCACCGGCCTCTTACGGAAGCCGATTACAATCGCTTCATCAGCCACAGGGCTGCTAGGAGGGAACCTGCGCTGACCAGGCTTATCAGTGAGTACTACACCCAGTTTTCATTGACTTCaacattttgaaatatttttgttattttgccgATGTCTTGAAGATGGCTGGGCCGATatggtttttttttggtttGATGGTTTACAGTTGGTCCCATTGTCATCAGGTCAGGTGGTGGAATCCGGGataaatcgagggaactcttcaatTAGGCACTTTACAGTCTTTCTGTTAGGTTCTTTCAGAAAACGACGTTTCATGAAATGCAATTGCTGATTAAGGCCGTAAAATGATGGCACACTGTTATGTGGAGTCGATTCTATTTTGtcataagtataaataaaacaaatctaGTTATCTCACATTTCCAGAAGTCTAATTTCgtttaataagtttatttacATGGAACGCATTAAATAACTAATATGTAGTCATTTTATTCCGTTATCGCGAACTTAAGCTGAGATCAGAGTCGCGCTTGATAAAAGGTTTGTAACCTTTGATCGCTGTTTGTCTCTTTTTGCAGCATTTGAATGGCAGTGCCTATTAACTGCGATTATAAGTTGCTAGCCTCTTATGAAACGCGTCTCAATTTACTCAAGATTCAAGCGAGATGGCATGCAGTGTACCTCTGTAACGTGTACCGATTTCATAATCAGAATCATGTAAAATTCGGACATTTGCTGTCAATAACCGCGTGACCACAGATAGTAGATGTCAGGGGTCATACTGCGTACGGGAGTTACCGAGCAAGAGCTAGCTAGTCGAAAACTCAAACCATGCTAAAGAAAGTttgtatatcatcatcatcagaactggaccTTGACAAAATTGTTTCTGAAAAATGGTACTTGCTCAATAAACTTAACGAAGAAGACAACTCGCCAAACataaattatgtatattattgaGAAGCTCCTTCTGGTCtttatcagcagttccacttcatcaaacgACATTTCCTGAATACAAATGCTTCATTAGTTGATGAACAGGCAAAAAAAGGGGTTTCCTGGATTCCTTGTGGATCACCATCACCATCAACAAGACCGTGTTCTGTGAagaaagttttgtacggaacactaaacaTTTAGACATAAGTGGGACCAATTTGGCATATCTAACAATAACCAAAATCGAAAATTAATTTCGAAATCGGTTCAAAATGGACAGAGTTCTATAGTTACTAATATGTCGCTACATTACACAAGGTGTGATAACAGCAATATGTCAGGTTTTAAGTGATTTTTCAAATAATCCTGCTACATTAAAAAAGTAATActaataatattgtaatattGAGATATTTAGGTAAGTACGCTCATGTCTCATGTTTAACTAATTAAGTTGATAAGGTTGacgtaatataaaaaaaaaacaataactatTTTAATGATAACAAGATTCTTAGAACGACACTGTTTAAGATTATATTATCACTTTCGTATTCTAGTTTATTCGATGGGTAGCGTCATGATTCGTTCTGTTTTCATCGTTCTGTCTGTGATCATTAGCTTCTTCCTTCGCGTCATTCCAGTCATAAACTTCTTTTCTTTATTCTTGTTTAGTACTTATTTGTTCTATTTAACCTGACTtatcataaaataattatgataataaaaaattatattaataaattattttcatttcatttttacTTTGCTTTGATTCACAAATTTGTTATTTTTGACCTTATTTGCTGTTTGTAACGTAGATTATTTACAAACGTTTAGTTTTCCGGTCGTAAGGCATGCAGCAAATATTAGTTTTCCTTATTGCTGATCTGATAACCCCAGCACGATTAAACGCATTAAAATCACgctaataaataagtaattaacaaCAAAATCACATACAAAGTTAGTGCTTAAATGACGTAAAGCGCAAATGCACAACGCATAACTATGGCCGCATCGCATGTGGCGCAGGAATCGTATTGCCTCCAAATCatctat contains:
- the LOC134679555 gene encoding uncharacterized protein LOC134679555, whose translation is MMGHVTSNQLLNVQQYAYQPGRSTSDAVRDVTTRVLQHLEDGRQVAAIFCDLSRAFEMIDHALLLEKLSHYGFTANGMSLNVEKTNIMHFKLKHKEDALLNISVDNIPVPQVLVTKYLGFMIDSGLTWTSHIDHFDVLKMSEVSLNDDYSKGGVKSDSLKSESEDSLLDEDSKPGSALARQLLDALTPAALSKLRRAFRKTKENSRSQDIDRRVEEVMRLAAAEEGIEFAPAPPHTSLVLSLDREGFIQAINNIFGQHRYEPHANALFNSLDAWGAGRVWWHQLLARLLVTAPPRWTPLKDVTVKKLQHCKRETIVKLVGIETRVSFCYAAVSRGGRVGLYDGRLKLLHSYEVFYDRTGVRKRVKNCWVTDAIYMSDSLSFLLAASDRSLAVYDASTLAHALRYCITGLPHIPTCVAYLPSSLSSYAELAVGTARGDVVRVRLRHALPAADAVTIYFWRELSSPPHTSYISITTWRRVHSRAVRRLGYSGNVMWSCSHDSDVSVRARHMPGKLDDYVFKVQRGVSCFHVVPALHMLATGSADGTVRLWDITQSSPFAKLAAPARAAVLDVKVIADMEVVIAFCSNCWLHIWDLNEESLLQTIKIKFPFLGVLGKKVEFGAYCIHPGPALKKTVVAESPSTSRGSSVARGSSGGLQLLEEEHEEIEDKRDGEYSLSHRAAILVTCCDCVCTVPLAEPEEPRPPPGDTLQARRPHAWDIPLSSTATSTPRRHSLRPAQSLQPSHTPRSRIPGPLGAHASQPQTPFDKLPELPAKLPIEDLDLETLLENAGLQGILEKDFVLMKGLKHDLNMKLAEMEANREAMASAVAAGAPYLALRTYEMEPLAPVDEMTDAYARVMRLFPPPSTVGTPTGSTGSTPRRGRSRTSTNV